The following are encoded together in the Theileria orientalis strain Shintoku DNA, chromosome 1, complete genome genome:
- a CDS encoding glutathione synthetase — MYSLLSELTDLVLTFIECDRKGNENKFRIPSKYKLVSKDSKVEVARDSARSLLFKGGMAQDYSKLNEVTEETEDSFMFEAFDGFLKVVNFVLLPSPFPLKYYEKCCISSTILTEVVDEMSVNLQLLNELFEPILKYDKFVRDLLSISNEVYGPGGRNITEDLRTHISRSDYFIHVENLDRESYEREFCRYCQYDHCLCHFGRTATSGDEKPDFKLVEINLGAASVSYHSGQTCKVHDKVLTTSIIDLHESDKEKTDKLVSEKKTLHMNNDPDRSFTLPISESHKAYLNKYTPIFGQKRVCVFLITKDNLHNYYDTYFISNDLYEKYDTHVRTVCGHQMIDWLKRKMLFLASDWEYNPDGTVRFTDYSCYGSKLKPGRLVLNLDPQSNNFESLNTSKACFEISTLYYRDFFDAEQMVTDDRVYVRKFLEYSDCVKIPSAPIQLVNTKRAQMYFSNPKHIDELLSSYNKRVKGVKRNKGLSDLVKGTSMLQVDPSLESSVEVVNDAIKNPHKYVLKANREAGSGCLFGKDITLKLKESMNDKEELSQYVLMKKISVPSQPGLFVKHLKNGSFEVFGYHSLTELGIYHYALYDGNECKVNEANGYLARTKPEFATGGGVSAGFSYVNSILFF; from the exons ATGTATAGCCTCTTATCCGAGTTAACAGACCTTGTATTAACTTTTATTGAGTGTGATAGGAAGggaaatgaaaataaattcagGATTCCatcaaaatataaactcGTCTCAAAAGATAGTAAAGTGGAAGTCGCTCGAGATTCCGCACGTTCCTTATTATTCAAGGGAGGAATGGCTCAAGATTATAGCAAATTGAATGAAGTGACTGAAGAAACTGAGGATAGTTTCATGTTTGAGGCCTTTGACGGCTTTCTTAAAGTAGTAAATTTCGTGTTACTACCTTCTCCCTTTCCTCTAAAGTACTACGAGAAGTGCTGCATCAGTTCTACCATTTTAACTGAAGTTGTTGACGAGATGTCAGTGAATCTACAACTGTTGAACGAGTTGTTTGAACCTATTTTGAAGTACGACAAGTTTGTAAGGGACTTGTTGAGTATATCTAACGAGGTGTACGGCCCAGGTGGTAGGAATATAACTGAGGATCTGAGGACACACATATCTAGATCGGACTATTTTATACACGTTGAAAACCTGGATAGGGAGTCGTATGAACGAGAATTCTGTAGATACTGTCAATACGACCACTGTCTATGTCACTTTGGACGCACAGCTACCTCAG GCGACGAAAAACCAGATTTCAAACTTGTGGAAATCAATCTCGGAGCGGCATCGGTTTCTTATCATTCTGGTCAAACCTGCAAAGTCCACGATAAGGTCTTAACGACTTCTATCATTGATTTACACGAGTCTGATAAGGAGAAGACTGATAAGCTTGTGTCAGAGAAGAAAACGTTGCACATGAACAACGACCCAGACAGGTCATTCACACTACCAATATCAGAGTCACACAAGGCGTACCTGAACAAATACACCCCAATCTTCGGTCAAAAAAGAGTGTGTGTGTTCTTGATAACAAAAGATAACCTACACAATTACTACGATACATACTTTATTTCTAATGATCTTTATGAGAAGTATGACACTCATGTTAGGACCGTATGTGGCCATCAAATGATAGACTggttaaaaaggaagatgTTGTTTCTTGCCAGCGACTGGGAGTATAACCCAGATGGCACTGTTAGATTTACAGATTACAGCTGCTACGGCTCTAAACTAAAGCCAGGAAGACTAgtgttaaatttagatCCACAATCCAACAATTTCGAATCTTTAAACACGTCAAAAGCTTGTTTTGAAATAAGCACACTTTATTATAGAGATTTCTTTGATGCCGAACAGATGGTTACAGATGATCGAGTTTATGTGAGAAAATTTCTTGAGTATTCCGACTGTGTCAAAATTCCCAGCGCGCCCATACAACTAGTTAATACTAAAAGGGCtcaaatgtattttagcaACCCAAAGCATATAGATGAGCTACTATCCTCATACAACAAAAGAGTCAAG GGTGTGAAGAGAAACAAAGGTTTATCTGACCTGGTCAAAGGAACATCGATGCTCCAAGTGGACCCATCGTTGGAAAGCAGTGTGGAAGTAGTCAACGATGCAATCAAAAACCCAcacaaatatgttttaaaagcTAACAGAGAGGCAGGATCAGGCTGTTTATTTGGCAAAGATATAACTTTGAAATTGAAGGAGTCCATGAATGATAAAGAAGAATTATCTCAGTATgttttaatgaaaaaaatatcaGTTCCTTCGCAACCGGGACTGTTCGTcaaacatttaaaaaatgggTCATTTGAAGTCTTTGGCTACCATTCGTTGACAGAACTGGGAATATACCACTATGCTCTATACGACGGCAACGAGTGTAAGGTCAACGAAGCAAACGGGTACCTCGCCAGAACTAAACCAGAGTTTGCAACTGGAGGAGGCGTTTCAGCCGGATTTAGCTATGTaaatagtattttatttttttaa